The following coding sequences lie in one Negativicoccus succinicivorans genomic window:
- the gatC gene encoding Asp-tRNA(Asn)/Glu-tRNA(Gln) amidotransferase subunit GatC codes for MELTAAEMVKVAHLARLEWDPKRAATLGQSLNTILTYMEELNELDTSNVPPTVHAVELTNVWREDVPQPSLDHEKALQNAPERDGRYFKVPKLM; via the coding sequence ATGGAATTAACAGCGGCAGAAATGGTTAAGGTGGCGCACCTTGCGCGTTTGGAATGGGATCCGAAACGGGCGGCGACACTGGGACAGTCGTTGAATACGATTTTAACCTATATGGAAGAACTCAATGAATTGGACACGTCAAATGTTCCGCCGACTGTACATGCGGTGGAATTAACCAATGTGTGGCGGGAGGATGTTCCGCAACCGTCTCTGGATCATGAAAAGGCTTTGCAGAACGCTCCGGAACGTGACGGACGTTATTTCAAAGTACCGAAACTTATGTAG
- the gatA gene encoding Asp-tRNA(Asn)/Glu-tRNA(Gln) amidotransferase subunit GatA — protein sequence MNAWTIHESHRRLLAKEISAVELTKQIIQHKEKVEPEIHAYLHDTHERALATAQKVDDKIAAGETIAPLAGVPGSLKDNLCSDGEPVSAASKILEHFIAPYNATVVEKLQAQDYVSLGKLNMDEFAMGSSTENSAYGPSKNPWNTECVPGGSSGGSAAAVAARSALWALGSDTGGSIRQPASYCGLVGLKPTYGLVSRYGLLAFASSLDQIGPLTQDVTDCAIVLNAIAGHDPKDSTSIAGERPDYTNALRSDVKGLRIGVPAEYFTDGIKPEVKQAVEDALKTYEELGAEIVPVSLPRAKYAISAYYIVAPAEASSNLARYDGVGFGLRVPGENLIEMYKKTRSEGFGAEVQRRIMLGTYVLSAGYYDAYYMKALKVRTLIKEDFANAFSKADILVTPTVPDTAFRFGDKINDPLAMYMEDVCTVPVNLAGIPALSMNCGFADGMPIGMQLIGPNLSEERLLQAAYTFEQARPDTQKVAALGEVK from the coding sequence GTGAACGCGTGGACCATACATGAAAGTCATCGCCGTCTGCTTGCCAAAGAGATCTCGGCGGTGGAATTAACAAAACAGATTATTCAGCATAAAGAAAAGGTGGAGCCGGAAATTCACGCTTACCTGCACGATACGCATGAGCGTGCGCTGGCGACCGCCCAAAAAGTCGATGACAAAATTGCCGCCGGCGAAACGATTGCTCCTCTCGCGGGCGTTCCGGGCTCACTCAAAGACAATCTTTGCAGTGACGGTGAACCGGTCAGCGCCGCGTCAAAAATTTTGGAACATTTTATCGCGCCGTACAATGCGACGGTCGTTGAAAAATTACAGGCGCAAGATTATGTATCCCTCGGCAAATTGAACATGGACGAATTCGCGATGGGCAGCTCGACGGAAAACTCGGCCTACGGCCCTTCCAAAAATCCGTGGAATACGGAATGCGTGCCCGGCGGCTCCAGCGGCGGCAGCGCGGCAGCGGTAGCGGCACGTTCGGCATTGTGGGCATTGGGCTCGGACACCGGCGGATCGATTCGTCAGCCGGCTTCCTATTGCGGTTTGGTCGGTTTGAAGCCGACATACGGATTGGTTTCCCGCTATGGTCTGCTGGCATTTGCTTCTTCCCTCGATCAAATCGGACCGTTGACGCAGGATGTCACCGATTGCGCCATCGTCTTGAATGCGATTGCCGGACACGATCCGAAGGATTCGACGAGTATCGCAGGGGAGCGCCCCGACTATACAAACGCACTGCGAAGCGATGTCAAAGGTTTGCGCATCGGCGTACCGGCGGAATATTTTACGGACGGTATTAAACCGGAAGTGAAACAAGCGGTTGAAGATGCATTGAAGACGTATGAAGAATTGGGTGCGGAAATCGTTCCGGTTTCATTGCCGCGCGCTAAATATGCTATTTCCGCTTATTATATTGTGGCACCGGCGGAAGCCAGCTCCAACCTCGCCCGTTATGACGGCGTCGGTTTTGGGTTGCGCGTACCGGGCGAAAATTTGATTGAAATGTACAAAAAAACCCGTTCCGAAGGTTTCGGGGCGGAAGTGCAGCGCCGTATTATGCTCGGCACGTATGTATTGAGCGCCGGCTATTATGACGCCTATTATATGAAGGCGTTGAAAGTACGCACACTGATTAAAGAAGACTTTGCCAACGCGTTTTCCAAAGCGGATATTTTAGTTACGCCGACGGTGCCGGATACGGCATTCCGCTTCGGTGATAAAATCAATGATCCGCTGGCCATGTATATGGAAGACGTCTGCACGGTACCGGTTAATCTGGCGGGTATTCCGGCGCTCAGCATGAATTGCGGATTTGCCGACGGCATGCCGATCGGGATGCAGTTGATCGGCCCCAACTTGAGTGAAGAACGGCTCTTGCAAGCGGCCTATACATTTGAGCAGGCGCGGCCGGATACGCAAAAAGTAGCGGCTCTGGGAGAGGTGAAGTAA
- the gatB gene encoding Asp-tRNA(Asn)/Glu-tRNA(Gln) amidotransferase subunit GatB, with the protein MKYESVIGLEVHTELKTATKIFCGCKTTFGAEPNSNVCPVCLGLPGVLPVLNKKVVDFAIRAGLALNCKIANFTKFDRKNYYYPDLPKNFQTSQYDLPICEHGYLDIELDGETRRIGITRIHMEEDAGKLVHSGTTITDSDSSNVDYNRTGVPLLEIVSEPDLRSGAEAAAYMEKLRSILEYIAVSDVKMEEGSLRCDANVSVRPVGETKLGTKVEMKNINSIRGVARSIEYEAQRQAEALEDGEKIVQETRTWDESKGTTATMRVKEEADDYRYFPEPDLVPFTISDEYIESVRQALPELPDARKTRLMQEHGLSDYDAGIITLSRSMAEYFDELVAAGADAKEGANWLMGDFSMLLNEAGKTPATAPVRPQGLAGMLAKIADGTISGKIAKTVFRDMWEQGKSADEIIEAKGLKQISDTGELTQLIHDVVAANPQSVEDYRAGKKKAIGFLVGQIMKKTKGRANPQVVNQLLVKELQE; encoded by the coding sequence ATGAAGTACGAAAGTGTTATCGGCTTAGAAGTACATACCGAATTAAAAACGGCAACAAAAATTTTCTGCGGCTGTAAAACCACATTCGGCGCGGAACCGAACTCGAATGTGTGCCCGGTTTGCTTGGGCCTGCCGGGAGTGCTGCCGGTCCTCAATAAAAAAGTCGTCGACTTTGCTATTCGTGCCGGCTTGGCGTTGAACTGCAAAATCGCCAATTTCACGAAATTTGACCGTAAAAATTATTACTATCCCGATTTGCCGAAAAATTTCCAAACTTCGCAATACGATTTGCCGATTTGCGAACACGGCTATTTGGATATCGAATTGGACGGTGAAACACGCCGCATCGGCATTACCCGTATCCATATGGAAGAGGACGCGGGCAAACTGGTGCACAGCGGCACGACCATTACGGATTCCGATTCATCCAATGTCGACTACAACCGCACCGGTGTACCGTTGTTGGAAATCGTTTCGGAACCGGATCTGCGCAGCGGTGCCGAAGCTGCCGCGTATATGGAAAAACTCCGCTCGATTTTGGAATATATCGCGGTTTCCGATGTCAAGATGGAAGAGGGCAGCCTGCGTTGCGATGCCAACGTTTCCGTGCGCCCGGTAGGCGAAACCAAACTCGGCACTAAAGTGGAAATGAAAAACATCAACTCGATTCGCGGCGTGGCACGCAGTATCGAGTATGAAGCCCAACGCCAGGCGGAAGCCTTGGAAGACGGCGAAAAAATTGTACAGGAAACGCGTACCTGGGACGAAAGCAAAGGTACGACAGCCACGATGCGTGTCAAAGAAGAAGCGGACGATTATCGCTACTTCCCGGAACCGGACCTGGTGCCGTTCACGATTTCCGATGAATACATCGAAAGCGTTCGGCAGGCATTGCCGGAACTTCCGGATGCACGCAAAACCCGTTTAATGCAGGAACACGGACTTTCCGATTATGACGCGGGCATCATTACCCTTTCGCGCTCGATGGCGGAATATTTTGACGAACTCGTAGCCGCCGGTGCGGATGCGAAAGAAGGCGCGAACTGGCTGATGGGCGATTTTTCGATGCTGCTGAACGAAGCCGGTAAAACCCCGGCTACGGCGCCGGTTCGTCCGCAGGGACTCGCGGGCATGCTGGCCAAGATCGCTGACGGAACCATTTCCGGTAAAATCGCTAAAACTGTTTTCCGCGATATGTGGGAACAGGGTAAATCGGCGGATGAGATCATTGAAGCGAAAGGTTTGAAACAGATCTCCGATACCGGTGAATTAACGCAGTTGATTCATGACGTGGTCGCCGCTAACCCGCAATCGGTAGAAGATTATCGTGCGGGCAAGAAAAAAGCGATCGGCTTTTTAGTCGGCCAGATCATGAAAAAAACGAAAGGCCGCGCTAATCCGCAGGTAGTGAACCAGCTCTTGGTCAAAGAATTGCAGGAGTAA